A stretch of Colletotrichum lupini chromosome 2, complete sequence DNA encodes these proteins:
- a CDS encoding FAD binding domain-containing protein yields the protein MVLKKYLGIAALLGLFDQALAQLNTTSSGFKACDALFDAGLGDILVFPTDIAYTESTSTYYSSENRRLRPYCIVQPRSTEHVSSTIKALGGVSGAGNWDVAIRSGGHSDYDNNAAHRGVTIDLTFFNSTELVKSRCFNGTADWIGRSVLTKNIAQIRPAARWGNVMTYLEPYNLGVTGGRSGHVGVGGLLVSGGASYHTQLYGFSCDNVVGYEVVLADGSIIEANTEENADLFKALKGGGSNLGIVTRFDLRTFTVPPTGAYGGLLFASWSDLNVVIDQFVSYASSIGSGSPDHEFVVYRSDAGNLAVMAMAVSTDGNENSTTFAPFNDITLTRDVRSKQPLSKIAATIADTGGSHYIPFSLSLQATAEIMNKAAEVFVALTQEFDATSVPVSVNFVFQPLPKNLAAVTPGNNILGFDENLPSDSILFEARGTLAATDAEYGGVVESMMGRAIEELRAYSASFEGHSTFLYMNYANPEQDVIGSYGAENVQFLKDAAAKYDPNGFFQYRVSGGWKVSRI from the exons ATGGTTCTCAAGAAGTATCTTGGCATAGCTGCCTTACTGGGCCTCTTCGACCAGGCCTTAGCTCAGCTAAACACCACATCATCTGGGTTCAAAGCT TGCGATGCCCTCTTTGATGCCGGGCTTGGGGATATTCTCGTCTTTCCGACCGACATCGCCTACACTGAGAGTACCTCGACATACTATTCGTCAGAGAATCGTCGACTTCGACCCTACTGTATCGTTCAGCCGCGCTCGACCGAGCATGTTTCCTCCACCATCAAGGCTCTGGGTGGCGTGAGCGGTGCCGGGAACTGGGACGTAGCTATTCGCTCTGGTGGTCATAGTGATTACGACAACAACGCTGCTCACCGAGGTGTCACTATCGATCTCACATTTTTCAACTCTACTGAGCTTGTCAAGAGCAGGTGTTTCAATGGTACTGCTGATTGGATAGGCCGAAGCGTCCTGACCAAG AATATCGCACAGATCCGCCCTGCTGCCCGTTGGGGAAATGTCATGACCTACCTCGAGCCATACAATTTAGGAGTTACAGGTGGACGATCTGGCCACGTCGGCGTTGGTGGCCTGCTCGTGTCTGGCGGCGCTTCCTACCACACGCAGCTTTATGGCTTTTCATGCGACAATGTAGTCGGCTATGAGGTCGTCCTCGCCGATGGATCGATAATCGAGGCTAATACAGAGGAGAACGCAGATCTCTTCAAGGCTTTGAAGGGAGGCGGAAGCAACTTGGGTATTGTCACTCGTTTCGACCTCAGAACCTTCACCGTACCCCCTACTGGCGCCTATGGTGGCCTACTCTTTGCGTCCTGGAGCGACTTGAATGTCGTGATTGACCAGTTTGTCAGCTATGCCAGCTCAATCGGTTCCGGCAGTCCCGACCACGAATTTGTCGTCTATCGGTCCGACGCCGGCAACCTGGCCGTGATGGCCATGGCAGTCAGCACTGATGGCAACGAGAACTCGACGACATTTGCCCCTTTCAATGACATTACTCTGACAAGGGACGTGAGATCTAAGCAACCTCTCAGTAAGATTGCGGCGACCATTGCCGATACCGGTGGATCGCATTACATCCCTTTCTCTCTGTCCCTTCAAGCCACTGCGGAAATTATGAACAAAGCTGCCGAAGTCTTCGTGGCTTTGACACAAGAGTTCGATGCCACCAGTGTTCCAGTTTCCGTCAATTTTGTTTTCCAACCCCTCCCGAAGAACCTCGCCGCCGTCACGCCCGGTAACAACATACTAGGCTTCGACGAGAACCTACCCTCGGACTCAATTCTCTTTGAGGCTAGAGGCACCCTAGCAGCTACTGATGCAGAGTATGGAGGCGTTGTTGAGAGTATGATGGGTAGGGCTATCGAGGAACTCAGAGCATACTCAGCTTCATTTGAAGGCCACTCGACCTTTCTATACATGAACTATGCCAACCCAGAACAAGACGTCATTGGATCGTATGGTGCAGAGAATGTACAATTTTTGAAGGATGCGGCTGCGAAGTACGACCCGAATGGCTTTTTTCAGTATCGGGTTTCCGGGGGGTGGAAGGTCAGCCGGATATGA
- a CDS encoding short chain dehydrogenase, whose product MCSVGKLTSSSTRAPKTFEPSRFTDVRRRTSMSGGLSTGVRARHEPPQSTGSKYDAIPGPLGLASASLEGKVALVTGAGRGIGREMALELGRRGAKVIVNYANSAETAEEVVQAIKKSGSDAASIKANVSDVDQIVSMFAEAKKIFGKLHIVCSNSGVVSFGHVKDVTPEEFDRVFSINTRGQFFVAREAYKNLEVGGRVILMGSITGQAKGVPKHAVYSGSKGTIETFVRCMAIDFGDKKITVNAVAPGGIKTDMYRDVCREYIPGGTELDDEGVDEYAAGWSPMHRVGLPIDIARVVCFLASQDGEWINGKVLGIDGAACM is encoded by the exons ATGTGCAGCGTTGGGAAACTAACTAGCAGCAGCACCCGCGCTCCCAAGACCTTTGAACCGTCTCGTTTCACGGACGTCCGGAGGCGCACGTCCATGTCCGGCGGTCTCTCCACGGGCGTCCGGGCGCGCCACGAACCGCCTCAG TCTACCGGTTCCAAGTACGATGCCATTCCCGGCCCCCTGGGTTTGGCCTCTGCTTCCCTCGAGGGCAAGGTCGCTCTCGTGACCGGTGCCG GCCGTGGTATTGGTCGTGAGATGGCCCTTGAGCTCGGACGTCGCGGTGCCAAGGTCATCGTCAACTACGCCAACAGCGCCGAGACCGCCGAGGAGGTCGTCCAGGCCATCAAGAAGTCCGGCTCCGACGCCGCTTCCATCAAGGCCAACGTTTCCGACGTTGACCAGATCGTCTCCATGTTCGCCGAGGCCAAGAAGATCTTCGGCAAGCTCCACATTGTCTGCTCCAACTCTGGTGTCGTCTCCTTCGGCCACGTCAAGGATGTCACCCCCGAGGAGTTCGACCGCGTCTTCTCCATCAACACCCGTGGCCAGTTCTTCGTTGCCCGCGAGGCCTACAAGAACCTCGAGGTCGGCGGCCGTGTCATCCTCATGGGTTCCATCACTGGCCAGGCCAAGGGTGTCCCCAAGCACGCCGTCTACTCTGGCTCCAAGGGAACCATTGAGACCTTCGTCCGCTGCATGGCTATCGACTTCGGTGACAAGAAGATCACCGTCAACGCTGTTGCCCCCGGTGGTATCAAGACCGACATGTACCG TGATGTCTGCCGCGAGTACATCCCCGGTGGCACTGAGCTCGACGACGAAGGTGTCGATGAGTACGCCGCCGGCTGGTCTCCCATGCACCGTGTCGGTCTCCCGATCGATATTGCCCGTGTCGTCTGCTTCCTGGCTTCCCAGGACGGCGAGTGGATCAACGGAAAGGTCCTCGGCATCGACGGTGCCGCCTGCATGTAA